A portion of the Luxibacter massiliensis genome contains these proteins:
- a CDS encoding sugar ABC transporter ATP-binding protein, producing MGEVILTMKEIDKSFPGVHALDHVNLEVRKGEVLALMGENGAGKSTLMKVLTGIYKKDSGTITYEGKEVEFSSTKEAQEAGVVIVHQELNMLGHLTVAQNIFIGREFKKGIRIDDKKMNEEAAKLFQRMNIDIDPKETMGRLTVGKQQMCEIAKAISHEAKVIVFDEPSAALTETEIQELFKIIRDLREKGLGIIYISHRMDEIKVITDRVTVMRDGTYVGTLITKDSTKDDIINMMVGRVIYEDPKTENMVPKDAPVVLKVENLNAGKMVQDVSFELHKGEILGFSGLMGAGRTETARALFGADPIDSGNIYINGNKVTINNPQDAVKNGIGYLSEDRKRFGIVVQKSVAENTTMATLENYMSGIFIDKKKEKEVAQKYVDSLATKTPDVEQLVVNLSGGNQQKVVIAKWLTRDCDILIFDEPTRGIDVGAKNEIYKLMNQLAADGKAIIMISSEMTEILRMSDRIVVMCEGRKTGELDISEATQENIMNLATREIE from the coding sequence ATGGGCGAAGTTATATTAACTATGAAGGAAATCGATAAATCTTTCCCGGGTGTCCACGCGCTGGATCACGTAAACCTGGAGGTCAGAAAAGGTGAAGTCCTTGCGCTGATGGGAGAGAACGGTGCCGGTAAATCTACATTGATGAAGGTACTTACAGGTATTTATAAGAAAGACTCGGGTACGATTACATACGAGGGAAAAGAAGTAGAATTTAGCAGTACAAAAGAAGCCCAGGAAGCAGGGGTCGTTATTGTACATCAGGAATTGAACATGCTGGGGCATCTGACAGTTGCCCAGAATATTTTTATCGGAAGAGAGTTTAAAAAAGGTATCCGTATTGATGACAAGAAGATGAATGAGGAGGCCGCAAAGCTTTTTCAGAGAATGAATATTGACATTGACCCTAAAGAGACAATGGGCAGGCTTACAGTAGGAAAGCAGCAGATGTGTGAGATTGCAAAGGCCATTTCACACGAAGCGAAGGTCATTGTTTTTGACGAACCTTCTGCGGCATTGACAGAGACAGAGATTCAGGAATTATTTAAGATTATACGCGACCTGCGGGAAAAGGGACTTGGAATTATTTATATTTCCCACCGTATGGATGAGATTAAGGTGATTACAGACCGTGTTACTGTCATGAGGGACGGTACATACGTAGGAACGCTGATTACAAAAGACAGCACGAAGGATGACATTATCAACATGATGGTTGGCCGTGTAATCTACGAAGATCCTAAGACAGAGAATATGGTGCCGAAGGATGCGCCGGTCGTTCTCAAAGTCGAGAACCTGAATGCAGGTAAGATGGTACAGGATGTCAGCTTTGAGCTTCATAAGGGCGAGATACTCGGATTCTCAGGACTGATGGGCGCAGGGCGTACAGAGACGGCCCGTGCACTGTTTGGGGCAGACCCTATTGACAGCGGAAATATTTATATCAATGGCAATAAAGTTACAATTAATAATCCCCAGGATGCTGTTAAAAATGGTATTGGGTATCTGTCAGAGGACAGAAAGAGATTTGGTATTGTAGTCCAGAAATCAGTTGCAGAAAATACCACAATGGCCACTCTGGAAAATTATATGAGCGGTATTTTTATTGACAAAAAGAAAGAAAAGGAAGTTGCACAGAAGTATGTAGACTCACTGGCAACAAAGACCCCGGATGTGGAGCAGCTTGTTGTGAACCTGTCAGGCGGTAACCAGCAGAAGGTCGTTATTGCAAAATGGCTGACCAGGGACTGCGATATTCTGATATTCGATGAACCTACCAGAGGTATTGATGTCGGAGCCAAGAATGAGATTTATAAATTGATGAATCAGCTTGCAGCAGACGGAAAAGCCATCATCATGATTTCCTCTGAAATGACGGAAATATTACGTATGAGCGACAGAATCGTCGTAATGTGTGAGGGCAGGAAGACTGGCGAGCTGGATATTTCCGAGGCAACACAGGAAAACATTATGAATCTGGCTACGCGAGAGATAGAGTAG
- a CDS encoding ABC transporter permease — protein MGKIKQNPFVKKVGFNRVVLCFVLILLYAFFCAMTQGSFLGINRILSALNYAYFLGFLSLGVTFVIATGGIDFSIGPVMFCCALVSGYSLITYGVPMAAVMVISVLVGLVFGIFNGYLVAYWSVPAFITSMASMNIAKGLASVYTKTQSVSWPQSSGEGGWYRYLVKMGNIPVGLIIFLVIAVICAIILNKTRIGRYILSLGSNKEAVRLSGVNVKKWEMIAYIICGVLVGIGAIFYVSAYTTVQPGYGDQYNNEAIAGCVMGGTSMAGGLASISGTVIGVFIIALLQEGILALGFTKDYQLVITGIIVIVAVFSDVVARRRKN, from the coding sequence GTGGGAAAGATTAAACAAAATCCTTTTGTAAAAAAGGTAGGGTTTAACAGGGTTGTTTTGTGCTTTGTTTTGATTCTGCTGTACGCATTTTTCTGCGCGATGACGCAGGGGAGTTTTCTGGGAATCAACCGAATTCTGAGTGCCCTTAATTATGCATATTTTCTTGGATTCTTATCATTGGGAGTTACTTTTGTAATCGCGACTGGTGGAATTGATTTCTCTATCGGGCCTGTTATGTTCTGCTGTGCACTTGTCTCAGGATACAGCCTGATTACATATGGCGTGCCTATGGCGGCAGTTATGGTTATCAGCGTGCTGGTAGGCCTTGTTTTCGGTATTTTCAATGGATATTTGGTGGCATATTGGTCTGTGCCTGCATTCATCACTTCTATGGCAAGCATGAATATTGCAAAAGGACTCGCATCTGTCTATACAAAAACTCAGTCCGTCAGCTGGCCCCAGTCTTCAGGGGAGGGCGGATGGTACAGATACTTGGTAAAGATGGGGAATATTCCGGTAGGGCTGATTATCTTCCTTGTGATCGCAGTTATCTGTGCAATTATTTTGAATAAGACAAGAATTGGACGATATATCTTATCTCTGGGAAGCAATAAAGAAGCAGTAAGGCTTTCCGGTGTGAATGTTAAAAAATGGGAAATGATCGCATATATAATCTGTGGAGTGCTGGTGGGCATTGGTGCCATTTTCTATGTATCAGCCTATACGACAGTTCAGCCCGGATACGGTGACCAGTATAATAACGAAGCGATTGCAGGCTGCGTAATGGGAGGAACCTCAATGGCAGGGGGACTTGCTTCTATCAGCGGAACAGTCATCGGCGTATTTATCATTGCTCTGCTTCAGGAAGGCATTCTGGCTCTTGGCTTTACGAAAGATTATCAGCTTGTTATTACAGGTATTATTGTTATTGTTGCAGTATTTAGTGACGTTGTTGCAAGACGCAGGAAGAATTAA
- a CDS encoding substrate-binding domain-containing protein, whose translation MKKLTSKRVMTTLFVFCVFIALLVAAASFLNFESTEKKTYKLILMPKTIDESNGFWTSLIAGAKLGAEEFGVELEVLGGKSEEDVEGQIQQIEEVIKKKPDAILVSPCSYSETTEVLQKVVDRDIRLILIDSVIDRDIADSIVATDSYLAGEELGEFTRTLLDEDSQIGIVGHVKGASTVIEREQGMRDGLGSYAGQVQDVVYCDSSYDKAYALTVDLMERYPDIKVIMGTNEYAAVGAARAIKDLGLSGKVQMVGFDNSIEEIQMLEEGIFQGIVIQKPFNMGYLGIEQAVAVLEGRPAKENLDVGCKLITRDNMYEEENQRLLYPFTGQQ comes from the coding sequence ATGAAAAAACTGACCAGTAAAAGAGTTATGACGACCTTGTTTGTGTTTTGCGTATTTATTGCTTTGCTAGTGGCTGCAGCAAGTTTCCTGAATTTTGAGAGTACAGAGAAAAAGACGTATAAGCTTATCCTGATGCCAAAGACAATTGATGAATCCAACGGTTTCTGGACTTCCCTCATAGCAGGGGCTAAGCTGGGGGCAGAAGAATTTGGCGTGGAACTGGAGGTTCTGGGAGGAAAATCAGAGGAAGATGTGGAAGGCCAGATTCAGCAGATAGAGGAAGTGATTAAAAAGAAACCGGATGCTATTCTGGTATCTCCCTGCAGTTATTCGGAGACAACTGAAGTATTGCAGAAAGTAGTGGACAGAGACATTCGTCTGATTTTGATTGATTCTGTGATTGACAGGGATATTGCGGATAGTATTGTGGCGACAGACAGTTATCTGGCGGGTGAGGAACTGGGGGAATTTACAAGGACCCTGCTGGATGAAGATTCCCAAATTGGGATTGTAGGGCATGTGAAAGGCGCGTCTACGGTTATTGAGCGGGAACAGGGGATGCGGGACGGCCTTGGCAGTTATGCCGGCCAGGTGCAGGATGTGGTATATTGTGATTCTTCCTATGATAAGGCGTATGCCTTGACGGTGGATTTAATGGAACGCTACCCGGACATCAAGGTAATTATGGGAACCAATGAATATGCGGCAGTGGGGGCGGCGCGGGCCATTAAAGATCTGGGACTGTCCGGCAAGGTACAGATGGTAGGGTTTGACAATTCAATAGAAGAGATCCAGATGTTGGAGGAGGGGATATTCCAGGGGATCGTTATACAGAAACCCTTTAACATGGGATACCTGGGAATAGAGCAGGCTGTGGCTGTCCTGGAAGGCAGGCCTGCGAAGGAGAATCTGGATGTAGGCTGCAAGCTGATAACAAGAGACAATATGTATGAGGAAGAAAACCAGAGGCTTCTGTATCCATTTACAGGCCAGCAGTAA
- a CDS encoding sensor histidine kinase gives MRKRKEGRTIFARFKSIQSTMMISFSVLMVIAVLIFLLIAVKFTNNTIYENSINYTSQIIKQVNYDIDSYMDYLVNISSIVAKSSDVSQYLYDNTQPEEEAEAEKQRILSQFTTIMDSRDDIYNIAVVADNGRSVLNSGEDDFTEYVDIKDESWYKAALDSKTGLAISPSHVQNVIKSSYKWVITLSRALVNYKTGDNEGVFFVDLNYSAISELCNNNNIGNKGYIFILDSNGSIIYHPKQQLMYGGLKTENIEEIMACESDYLITKEGEESKLYTISKSEMTGWTVVGAAYTSELLKNNKQAQMLYLLVAAGLLLGVILISNIISREITKPIRQLRDSMSMVEEGHFDKANVAVTTKNEIGSLSKSFNVMTERIHTLMEQNVYEQKEKRKNEMRALQAQINPHFLYNTLDSIIWMSEAGKNEEVVLMTAALAKLLRQSISNDKEQVTLSEEIEYVESYLTIQKMRYKDKLEYSIEVMPETRGTKIIKFALQPLVENAIYHGLKYKETKGHLNIRAYERGNKVYITVADDGVGMDDETLQHIFDETKTEHKSNGVGVPNVQKRLKLYYGADYGISYISRKGVGTVATVSVPLESIVDNEKTDQ, from the coding sequence ATGAGGAAAAGAAAGGAAGGGAGAACTATATTTGCCAGATTTAAGAGCATCCAGAGTACAATGATGATATCCTTTTCAGTCCTCATGGTGATTGCCGTGTTAATTTTTCTGCTTATTGCTGTGAAGTTTACCAACAATACAATCTATGAGAATTCTATTAATTATACTTCACAGATTATTAAGCAGGTTAATTATGATATTGATTCCTATATGGATTACCTGGTAAATATTTCGTCGATTGTGGCCAAGAGCAGTGATGTATCCCAGTATTTATATGATAATACACAGCCCGAAGAAGAGGCAGAGGCGGAAAAACAGCGTATTTTATCCCAGTTTACCACCATTATGGACAGCCGGGATGATATTTATAATATCGCAGTGGTGGCAGACAATGGGCGGAGCGTGCTCAACAGCGGTGAGGACGACTTTACGGAATATGTGGATATTAAGGATGAGAGCTGGTACAAGGCTGCTTTAGACTCCAAGACAGGGTTAGCCATTTCACCGTCACATGTACAGAACGTAATTAAGAGCAGTTATAAATGGGTAATTACACTAAGCAGGGCATTGGTAAACTATAAGACAGGTGACAATGAGGGCGTCTTTTTTGTAGACTTGAACTATAGTGCAATCAGTGAATTGTGTAATAACAACAATATTGGTAACAAAGGGTATATTTTTATCCTGGACAGCAACGGAAGCATTATTTATCATCCCAAGCAGCAGCTAATGTACGGGGGCCTGAAAACAGAGAATATAGAAGAAATTATGGCTTGTGAGTCAGACTATCTGATCACTAAGGAAGGGGAAGAGAGTAAGCTCTATACCATCTCCAAGTCAGAGATGACAGGCTGGACTGTTGTGGGGGCTGCATATACCTCGGAGCTGCTTAAGAATAACAAACAGGCACAAATGCTATATCTCCTTGTGGCAGCAGGCCTTCTGCTGGGGGTTATTCTGATTTCAAATATTATTTCCAGGGAGATTACTAAACCCATCAGGCAGCTCAGGGATTCCATGAGCATGGTGGAGGAGGGGCATTTCGATAAGGCAAATGTGGCAGTGACCACCAAAAATGAAATCGGCAGCCTGAGCAAGTCCTTTAATGTAATGACAGAGCGTATCCACACGTTGATGGAACAAAACGTCTATGAGCAGAAGGAGAAACGAAAAAATGAGATGCGGGCTCTCCAGGCCCAGATTAACCCTCATTTCCTGTATAATACACTGGATTCTATTATCTGGATGTCAGAGGCAGGGAAAAATGAGGAGGTTGTCCTGATGACGGCTGCGCTGGCGAAGCTGCTGCGCCAAAGTATCAGTAATGATAAGGAACAGGTTACTTTGTCAGAGGAGATAGAATATGTGGAGAGTTATCTGACTATCCAGAAGATGCGTTATAAGGATAAACTGGAGTATTCTATAGAGGTGATGCCGGAGACAAGGGGGACTAAGATCATCAAGTTTGCACTCCAGCCTCTTGTGGAGAATGCAATTTACCATGGCCTGAAATATAAAGAGACAAAAGGTCATCTGAATATCCGCGCATATGAGAGAGGGAATAAAGTATATATAACAGTCGCAGATGACGGCGTTGGGATGGATGATGAGACATTGCAGCATATTTTTGATGAGACAAAGACAGAGCATAAATCTAACGGCGTGGGGGTGCCGAATGTGCAGAAGCGGCTGAAGCTCTATTATGGAGCTGATTATGGGATATCTTATATCAGCAGGAAGGGGGTAGGCACGGTGGCCACAGTAAGTGTGCCGCTGGAGAGCATAGTAGACAATGAAAAAACTGACCAGTAA
- a CDS encoding response regulator gives MYKVLLVDDEILVREAISAKIEWNQLGFELAGDCENGKDAIEFLEETRVDVVLTDIEMPYIDGMGLCKYVYENCPQTMVIIFSGYSDFEYAKQAIQYKVAEYILKPVTAKELSEVLLRIKDNLDGERKQEQKIDELTKVYHSYTKNESLIVSRTLSRLIQGTQEVETSLRELQEFGITIEGAFYRVAVVDIDVYSDLYEIDDELKKESALMSFVVENISDEIVRNYQAGLVYRDSDNRVCILFYTGRPREFEEEAEAISREIKEAVHQTMKLSISMGIGIHVDSMEELSKSYHSAVEALKYRYTKGDGVIFDCEKAAETRNPMELEQDFRDIASALKSKDEEVLQDAMDHVEEWMKSGYVGKNKAVAYLHQVLRIIYETAREMDESFQLGDADVSQITDAKNFDMAMKLTREYAKKGFETVSRAAQSSGERQALMAMEYIRENYNNPDLGLNLICEYLNISTSRFSSIFKEETGKTFTEALTNIRMEKAKQLLCQTSLKNYEIAEKVGFSDPHYFSIAFKKITGKTPKEYAREN, from the coding sequence GTGTACAAGGTATTATTAGTGGATGACGAGATTCTGGTCAGGGAGGCTATTAGTGCCAAGATTGAGTGGAATCAGTTAGGGTTTGAGCTGGCAGGAGATTGTGAGAATGGGAAAGATGCTATTGAATTTCTGGAAGAGACACGTGTGGATGTTGTTTTGACAGATATAGAGATGCCTTATATAGACGGGATGGGATTATGTAAATATGTCTATGAAAATTGCCCCCAGACTATGGTTATAATTTTTAGTGGGTATAGTGATTTTGAGTATGCGAAGCAGGCCATACAGTATAAAGTGGCGGAGTATATTTTAAAACCTGTTACTGCAAAAGAATTATCTGAGGTATTACTTCGGATTAAAGATAATTTAGACGGGGAAAGAAAACAAGAGCAGAAGATAGATGAATTGACTAAGGTTTACCACAGTTATACAAAAAATGAATCTTTGATTGTGTCAAGGACACTTTCGCGGCTGATCCAGGGAACCCAGGAAGTGGAGACCAGCCTGCGTGAGCTGCAGGAATTTGGCATTACAATTGAGGGGGCATTCTATCGGGTTGCTGTGGTGGATATAGATGTATATTCTGATTTATATGAGATTGATGATGAATTAAAAAAGGAAAGTGCCCTGATGTCCTTTGTGGTAGAAAATATCAGTGATGAGATTGTGAGGAACTATCAGGCCGGTCTGGTGTACAGAGATTCGGATAATAGGGTGTGTATTTTGTTCTATACAGGCAGGCCCAGGGAGTTTGAGGAAGAGGCAGAAGCAATCTCCAGGGAGATTAAAGAGGCAGTCCATCAGACTATGAAGCTCAGTATATCTATGGGGATCGGCATCCATGTAGATTCAATGGAAGAGTTGTCTAAGTCTTACCATTCGGCGGTGGAGGCATTGAAGTACCGGTATACAAAAGGGGATGGGGTGATTTTTGACTGTGAGAAAGCTGCCGAAACCAGGAATCCCATGGAGCTGGAACAGGATTTCAGGGATATAGCTTCCGCGTTGAAAAGTAAGGATGAAGAGGTTCTGCAAGATGCAATGGACCATGTGGAGGAGTGGATGAAATCTGGCTATGTGGGTAAAAATAAGGCGGTCGCTTATCTGCACCAGGTTCTGCGTATCATTTACGAAACAGCCAGGGAGATGGACGAGAGTTTCCAGCTTGGGGATGCCGATGTTTCACAGATCACAGATGCTAAAAATTTCGATATGGCCATGAAATTGACAAGGGAATACGCAAAGAAAGGTTTTGAGACTGTCAGCAGGGCAGCACAGTCCAGCGGAGAACGGCAGGCATTGATGGCCATGGAATATATTCGGGAGAATTATAATAACCCGGATTTGGGTTTGAACCTGATATGTGAATACCTGAATATCAGCACGAGCCGGTTCAGCAGCATTTTTAAAGAGGAGACAGGGAAGACGTTTACAGAGGCCCTGACTAATATCAGGATGGAGAAGGCAAAGCAGCTCTTGTGCCAGACGAGTCTTAAAAACTACGAGATCGCCGAGAAAGTAGGGTTTAGTGACCCCCATTATTTCAGTATTGCATTTAAAAAAATAACAGGGAAAACGCCAAAGGAGTATGCCAGGGAGAATTAG
- a CDS encoding aldo/keto reductase — protein sequence MGEVLNPADVPKVKFYTGDEVPCVGMGTFGSDRFTPEQVSNAVAGAIRCGYRMFDCAACYGNEDQIGEVFKAAFDEGIVERKDLYIMTKVWNDMHERVEESCRKSIADLQCDYIDLFFIHWPFPNYHAPGCDVDSRNPDSKPFSVEEFMSTYRQCESLVEKGLIRHIGISNMTIPKLDAVLPLMKIMPVACELELHPCFQQQELFDYLTKHNIQPIGFMPLGSPQRPERDMCPEDVADLQTPEMQEIAKAHGVHPAIIALKWARQRGQIPIPFSVHEMEYVSNLKSMMEDPLTDEEMAKIATLERNNRLVKGQVFLWEGAKDWHDLWDEDGVIVTL from the coding sequence ATGGGAGAAGTTTTAAATCCGGCAGATGTGCCAAAAGTGAAATTTTATACAGGGGATGAAGTTCCCTGTGTAGGAATGGGGACCTTTGGATCCGACAGGTTTACACCAGAGCAGGTATCAAATGCAGTGGCAGGCGCAATACGTTGTGGATACCGGATGTTCGATTGTGCAGCCTGCTATGGAAATGAGGATCAGATTGGGGAAGTATTTAAAGCAGCCTTTGACGAGGGGATAGTGGAGAGGAAAGACCTCTATATTATGACAAAGGTATGGAACGATATGCATGAGAGGGTGGAAGAATCCTGCAGAAAGAGTATTGCGGATTTACAGTGTGATTACATCGACTTATTTTTTATACACTGGCCATTCCCCAACTATCATGCGCCAGGATGCGATGTGGATTCCCGTAACCCAGACTCCAAGCCGTTTAGTGTAGAAGAATTTATGAGTACTTACAGACAGTGTGAATCATTGGTTGAAAAGGGTTTAATCCGCCATATTGGTATTTCTAATATGACGATCCCGAAGCTGGATGCAGTACTTCCGCTTATGAAAATTATGCCTGTGGCATGTGAACTGGAGCTGCACCCATGTTTCCAGCAGCAGGAATTATTTGATTACTTGACAAAGCACAACATCCAGCCTATCGGTTTTATGCCACTGGGTTCTCCTCAGAGGCCAGAGCGTGATATGTGCCCTGAGGACGTGGCAGACCTACAGACACCTGAGATGCAGGAAATTGCGAAGGCACATGGTGTACATCCAGCTATTATCGCTCTGAAATGGGCCCGCCAGAGAGGGCAGATCCCGATTCCCTTCTCTGTACATGAAATGGAATATGTAAGCAACTTAAAAAGTATGATGGAGGATCCCCTTACAGACGAGGAGATGGCCAAGATTGCCACACTTGAGAGGAACAACCGCCTTGTAAAAGGGCAGGTGTTTCTGTGGGAAGGTGCAAAGGACTGGCATGACCTCTGGGATGAAGACGGGGTAATTGTAACTTTATAA
- the pfkB gene encoding 1-phosphofructokinase, whose amino-acid sequence MILTVTLNAAIDKRYVVEGFQAGEVNRVKECAYTPGGKGLNVSKPAAIAGAEVVATGFVGGHAGNYIEESLLPFHVKSAFYHLASESRSCINIWDAVNHVQTEFLEPGFTVTEEDFKGFQEKFQNLVQRADVVTMSGSVPKGLDGTAYQKLVKIVREAGKKVILDTSGKLLEMGIDACPTMIKPNIDEIRMLTGKSCANMEDMVEAAKEIHNRGVEIVAVSLGGDGSFVVCGQGIYQARVPKIDAVNTVGCGDSMIAGFALGLSEGLGIEEILRKASAISAAAALREETGFFMKEDMERIYPDIEITRLS is encoded by the coding sequence ATGATATTGACAGTGACGTTGAATGCTGCGATTGACAAACGCTATGTTGTAGAAGGTTTTCAGGCTGGGGAAGTAAATAGGGTAAAAGAGTGCGCCTATACACCTGGGGGCAAGGGACTGAATGTATCTAAACCTGCCGCCATCGCCGGGGCAGAGGTAGTTGCGACAGGTTTTGTGGGAGGTCATGCGGGCAATTATATAGAAGAATCCCTGCTGCCTTTCCATGTGAAGAGTGCATTTTATCACCTGGCTTCGGAGAGCCGTTCCTGCATTAATATATGGGATGCGGTAAACCATGTACAGACAGAGTTCCTGGAACCAGGTTTTACGGTGACAGAGGAAGATTTTAAAGGCTTTCAGGAAAAATTTCAAAATCTTGTACAACGGGCGGATGTTGTTACTATGTCCGGCAGTGTACCTAAAGGGTTGGATGGGACGGCATATCAGAAACTGGTAAAAATCGTGAGGGAAGCTGGGAAAAAGGTGATTCTGGACACCAGCGGGAAACTTCTGGAAATGGGAATTGATGCATGTCCGACTATGATCAAACCCAATATTGATGAAATCAGAATGCTTACCGGAAAGTCTTGTGCCAATATGGAAGACATGGTAGAGGCAGCCAAGGAAATTCACAACAGGGGGGTAGAAATTGTGGCAGTTTCCCTGGGTGGGGATGGTTCCTTTGTAGTATGCGGACAAGGAATCTATCAGGCTAGGGTGCCCAAAATTGATGCGGTGAATACTGTGGGATGCGGCGATTCTATGATAGCAGGGTTTGCCCTGGGGTTAAGTGAAGGGTTGGGCATCGAGGAAATCCTGAGAAAGGCCAGCGCCATTTCTGCAGCCGCCGCCCTTAGAGAAGAGACGGGCTTTTTTATGAAGGAAGATATGGAAAGGATTTATCCAGATATTGAGATAACCAGGCTGAGTTAG
- a CDS encoding galactitol-1-phosphate 5-dehydrogenase, which yields MKAAVVCANEDVQYLDYEEPKAGPGEVKVKVRVSGICGSDIPRVLHNGVHFYPIVLGHEFAGDVVEVGEDVTKVKIGDRVSGAPLLPCMKCDDCQNGNFSLCKHYSFIGSRQQGSNADYVVIPEQNAVVFDKSISYEQGAMFEPSTVALHGLLQNDYQGGQCVAILGGGTIGMFTMQWAKIFGSKKVVVFDISEERLELAKRLGADEVINTAKENYMEEAKAITGGKGYAYVYETAGQAPTMYMAFELAANKANVCFIGTPHVDLTFTPAMWENMNRKEFKLTGSWMSYSSPFPGKEWDLTAHYFATGQLKFDPGFIYKKMPMCEAQEAFQMFKTPGLVKGKVLLMNEE from the coding sequence ATGAAAGCAGCAGTTGTATGTGCAAATGAGGATGTCCAGTACCTGGACTATGAGGAACCCAAGGCAGGCCCTGGTGAAGTAAAGGTAAAGGTCAGGGTTTCCGGCATTTGCGGGTCAGATATACCAAGAGTCCTGCACAATGGGGTACATTTTTATCCAATCGTCCTGGGCCACGAGTTTGCGGGGGATGTGGTAGAAGTAGGGGAGGATGTCACTAAGGTAAAGATAGGGGACAGGGTATCAGGGGCGCCCCTCCTTCCATGTATGAAGTGTGACGACTGCCAGAATGGAAATTTTTCTCTCTGCAAGCATTATAGTTTTATCGGTTCCAGGCAGCAGGGGAGTAATGCGGACTACGTTGTGATCCCTGAGCAGAATGCGGTTGTATTTGACAAGAGTATTTCCTATGAGCAGGGGGCCATGTTCGAACCATCTACAGTGGCTCTTCATGGACTTCTGCAAAATGATTACCAGGGAGGGCAGTGTGTTGCAATCCTGGGCGGAGGCACAATCGGCATGTTCACTATGCAGTGGGCAAAAATCTTCGGTTCTAAAAAGGTGGTTGTATTTGACATCAGTGAGGAAAGGCTGGAGCTGGCTAAACGTCTCGGCGCTGATGAGGTAATAAATACAGCGAAGGAGAATTACATGGAGGAGGCGAAGGCAATTACAGGAGGCAAAGGTTATGCCTATGTTTATGAGACGGCAGGGCAGGCCCCCACGATGTATATGGCTTTTGAACTGGCAGCTAATAAAGCAAATGTATGTTTTATCGGGACGCCTCATGTGGATCTGACCTTTACGCCTGCAATGTGGGAGAACATGAACAGAAAGGAATTTAAGCTGACAGGCTCATGGATGTCGTACAGTTCTCCGTTTCCGGGAAAAGAGTGGGATCTGACCGCACATTATTTTGCCACTGGGCAGCTTAAGTTTGACCCAGGTTTCATCTATAAAAAGATGCCGATGTGTGAAGCCCAGGAGGCCTTTCAGATGTTTAAGACGCCAGGCCTTGTCAAGGGGAAGGTTCTCCTCATGAATGAAGAGTAG